TATTGGGCCAACATGGCCATGCATTACTCGGATTTGGTGATCGCGATCGGTGCGCGGTTCGATGATCGGGTGACCGGCAAGGTGTCGGAGTTTTGTCCCAACGCCAAGATCATTCACGTGGACATCGACCCGACGTCGATTCGCAAGAATATCCACGTCGATATTCCGATCGTGGGCGATTGCAAGTCCGTGCTGCGCGAGTTGAATCAGATCCTGAAAGCGACCGTGAACGGCGAGCAGAAGGATCTTCGCAAGCCCTGGTGGGATCAGATTCGCGAATGGCAGCAGGCGCATCCGTTAGCCTATCAACAAGAAGCTGACGGCCCCATCAAGCCCCAGCACGTCATCAAGCGGCTCTATGAGTTGACTAAAGATCGTGATCCGATCGTCGCGACCGACGTCGGCCAGCACCAGATGTGGACGGCTCAATACTTCAAGCTTGCACAGCCGAACCGCTGGCTGACCTCGGGCGGGTTAGGCACCATGGGATTCGGGTTTCCCGCCGCCATGGGGGCGCAGGCCGCGTTCCGCAATCGGCTGGTGCTGTGCGTGGCAGGCGACGGTAGCATTCAAATGAACATGCAGGAAATGGCGACGGCCGTCGTGTCGAAATTGCCGGTGAAGATCATCATTCTGAATAACCGGTTCCACGGCATGGTCCGCCAGTGGCAAGATCTCTTTTACGAAGGGCGCTATGCTTCGAGCTATCTTGATACGACGCCGGACTTCGTGAAGCTGGCCGAAGCCTATGGCGCGGTCGGGTTGCGCGCAAGTCATGCAAAGGATCTGGACAGTGTCCTCAAGGCGGCCATCGAAACGGACAAGCCCGTCGTGGTGGATGTGCCGACTTATCCCTACGAGAACTGCTATCCGATGATCCCGGCCGGCGGGTGTAACCACGAGATGATTCTGGAAGATCCGCCGGAGTTGAGGAAACGTCAGGCCGGGGTGCCGGGGACCGGATCAGCCGAAGACAAAGACACTATTTTGACAGCCTAAGAGGAATGCGGCGTATAGCGTATAGCTGAGAGTCGGCGCCTCGGAGATTTCGGGGGGCGTTTGTGTCCGGCTATAGGCGATGAGCTCTTCATTACCATGGAACATATTATTTCCGTGACGGTGGAAAATAAGTTTGGGGTGCTCTCGCGTGTGGCGGGGCTTTTCAGCGGCAGGGGTTTCAACATCGAAAGCTTGTCGGTGGCCCCTACGCTGGACGCGTCGATGTCGCAGATGACGATCGTCACTTCCGGAGACGACCGCATCGTGGAGCAAATCGTCAAGCAATTGAATAAATTGATCGA
This region of Nitrospiraceae bacterium genomic DNA includes:
- the ilvB gene encoding biosynthetic-type acetolactate synthase large subunit, coding for MKLTGSEIFIECLKREGVKTIFALPGGVVLKIFDMLHQQKDIEVVLTRHEQGAGHMAEGYAKATGKAGVCLVTSGPGMTNVITALADAYMDSVPLVCFSGQVSTNLIGNDAFQEADNVGLSRPCTKYNFLVKDVNDLATTIKEAFYIATTGRPGPVLVDIPKDVSMAKTEFTYPNSVSIRGYNPTYDGNKWQIKQAAEAIMKAKKPILYVGGGVVFSGASKELLELAEMTQIPVDMTLMALGAFPGEHPQSMGMLGMHGTYWANMAMHYSDLVIAIGARFDDRVTGKVSEFCPNAKIIHVDIDPTSIRKNIHVDIPIVGDCKSVLRELNQILKATVNGEQKDLRKPWWDQIREWQQAHPLAYQQEADGPIKPQHVIKRLYELTKDRDPIVATDVGQHQMWTAQYFKLAQPNRWLTSGGLGTMGFGFPAAMGAQAAFRNRLVLCVAGDGSIQMNMQEMATAVVSKLPVKIIILNNRFHGMVRQWQDLFYEGRYASSYLDTTPDFVKLAEAYGAVGLRASHAKDLDSVLKAAIETDKPVVVDVPTYPYENCYPMIPAGGCNHEMILEDPPELRKRQAGVPGTGSAEDKDTILTA